Proteins encoded by one window of Paenibacillus urinalis:
- a CDS encoding glycerol-3-phosphate dehydrogenase/oxidase, protein MTGFAEMNRTDAITAMSKENFDLLIIGGGITGAGIALDAVTRGMKVALVEMQDFAAGTSSRSTKLVHGGLRYLKQMQIDVVAEVGKERAIVYENGPHVTTPEWMLLPFYEGGTFGKFMTSIGLRVYDFLAGVKRSERRVMLSKEKTLSKEPLLKKEGMLGGGYYVEYRTDDARLTIEVMKEAVKNGALAINYVKANSFIYKDGKVCGIQAKDLIGGSDFTIHGAKVVNATGPWVDQLREKDQSRQGKVLQHTKGIHLVIDQSRFPLKQAIYFDTPDGRMVFAIPRDGKAYVGTTDTVYKEELANPIIEKEDAEYVIKAINYMFSDLDITIDDVESGWAGIRPLIFQEGKSASEISRKDEIWQSNSGLITIAGGKLTGYRKMAENVVDLTATLLHNEGKGPFKACQTVRMPISGGHVGGSAGYPAFVQRMTEVGMRHGLTQADAVRLSHMYGSNAERLFQHTEGSEQSLGNNLPMEVLMQLNYAMKEEMAVTPADFFIRRTGALFFHMDWVKKYKAPVIEYMSKVNGWTEVEQQIYTQELDQLITEAKPAAG, encoded by the coding sequence ATGACAGGATTTGCTGAAATGAACAGAACGGATGCCATAACGGCAATGAGCAAGGAGAACTTTGATTTGTTGATTATAGGCGGCGGTATAACCGGCGCGGGCATTGCACTAGATGCCGTGACTCGGGGAATGAAGGTTGCCCTCGTTGAAATGCAGGATTTCGCAGCAGGTACTTCCAGCCGTTCCACGAAGCTCGTGCATGGAGGACTGCGTTATTTGAAGCAGATGCAGATCGATGTTGTCGCTGAGGTCGGGAAGGAGCGCGCCATCGTTTACGAGAATGGACCGCATGTGACGACACCGGAGTGGATGCTGCTCCCCTTCTATGAAGGGGGCACATTTGGTAAGTTCATGACTTCCATTGGACTTCGTGTTTACGATTTTTTGGCGGGGGTGAAGCGAAGCGAGCGCCGGGTTATGCTCAGCAAGGAGAAGACGCTCAGCAAGGAGCCCCTGCTGAAGAAAGAAGGAATGCTGGGCGGCGGCTACTACGTGGAATACCGGACGGATGATGCACGACTAACGATTGAAGTTATGAAGGAAGCTGTGAAGAATGGGGCTCTCGCCATAAACTACGTCAAGGCAAACTCGTTCATTTATAAAGACGGCAAGGTGTGCGGTATCCAGGCGAAGGATCTGATTGGTGGCTCCGACTTTACCATACATGGAGCGAAGGTCGTGAATGCGACCGGTCCTTGGGTCGATCAGCTGAGAGAGAAGGACCAATCGAGGCAAGGGAAAGTGCTCCAGCATACCAAAGGCATTCATCTTGTTATTGATCAAAGCCGGTTTCCACTGAAGCAGGCGATCTATTTTGACACACCGGATGGACGAATGGTATTCGCTATTCCACGTGACGGCAAGGCATATGTGGGGACGACGGATACGGTATATAAAGAAGAACTCGCGAATCCTATTATTGAAAAAGAGGATGCCGAGTATGTTATCAAAGCGATTAACTATATGTTCAGTGATCTGGACATTACGATCGATGATGTCGAATCCGGCTGGGCGGGTATTCGTCCCCTTATTTTTCAGGAAGGAAAGAGTGCCTCAGAAATATCACGGAAGGACGAAATTTGGCAGTCTAACTCCGGTCTGATCACGATTGCGGGAGGCAAGCTGACTGGTTATCGCAAGATGGCGGAGAACGTTGTGGATCTGACTGCGACACTATTGCATAACGAAGGAAAAGGGCCTTTCAAGGCATGCCAAACGGTTCGTATGCCGATATCAGGCGGGCATGTCGGGGGAAGTGCGGGCTACCCTGCATTTGTGCAGCGAATGACGGAGGTCGGTATGCGGCATGGACTGACTCAGGCAGATGCGGTACGGCTGTCACACATGTACGGATCGAATGCAGAACGGTTATTCCAGCATACGGAAGGCAGTGAACAATCTCTTGGCAACAATCTGCCGATGGAGGTGCTCATGCAGCTGAATTATGCAATGAAGGAAGAGATGGCGGTAACGCCAGCCGACTTTTTCATCCGCCGAACAGGAGCGCTCTTCTTCCATATGGACTGGGTTAAGAAATATAAAGCTCCCGTCATTGAGTACATGTCGAAGGTGAATGGCTGGACAGAGGTCGAGCAGCAGATCTATACACAGGAGCTGGACCAGCTTATCACAGAAGCGAAGCCGGCAGCAGGCTGA
- a CDS encoding GntR family transcriptional regulator, with translation MMKKNSLVDTAYTLLRDQIVRGELMPGTLLSENELSVDFQMSRTPVRHAIARLESEGYVTALKNRGVLVKEMNSKEFIDLNEQIQAMLFYCFEVMKDRGRDIYIDLESLAAHVEAQRIAEQNNNYVSYIEHHFLFMREIVESIGNTVMLSTFDSFKDKLGMYAIVRFKLTPHIKHYSAIGINRDTLKVLEEQNYKAAQEVVLSLSRISRERMLATGQF, from the coding sequence ATGATGAAAAAAAACTCGCTGGTTGATACGGCATACACGCTGCTGCGTGATCAAATCGTTCGCGGGGAATTAATGCCAGGGACGCTGCTGTCAGAGAATGAGCTGTCCGTAGATTTTCAGATGAGCCGGACACCTGTCCGTCATGCCATCGCTCGTCTGGAGTCAGAAGGATATGTAACAGCACTTAAGAACCGTGGAGTCCTGGTCAAGGAAATGAACAGCAAGGAATTCATCGATTTGAATGAACAAATTCAGGCCATGCTCTTCTACTGCTTCGAGGTAATGAAGGACCGCGGCAGAGATATTTATATAGATCTCGAATCACTGGCTGCCCATGTAGAGGCACAGCGGATTGCAGAGCAGAATAATAATTATGTGTCTTATATCGAGCATCATTTTCTGTTCATGAGGGAGATCGTAGAGTCGATTGGTAACACCGTGATGCTGAGTACCTTCGATTCCTTTAAGGATAAATTGGGAATGTATGCGATTGTCCGGTTCAAGCTAACGCCTCACATCAAGCACTATAGCGCGATAGGAATTAACCGGGATACGCTGAAGGTGCTGGAGGAGCAGAATTATAAAGCTGCCCAGGAGGTTGTGCTGTCACTGAGCCGTATATCGAGGGAGCGTATGCTGGCTACTGGACAGTTTTAG
- a CDS encoding phosphate/phosphite/phosphonate ABC transporter substrate-binding protein translates to MLKNRGRKGRQSLIVSLVLMLVILSGCGAEASSTSGEGEGGMPEVIRIGMMPSEEGEMNRSQEQLAADITEATGIPAEIFVAEDYNMVIEALRAGKIEIGMIGPFGYIIATERANAKLLVRSESDQPSNTVILVQKDSPYQTVQDLKGKDFLFADPASTSGNLYPRATLMKELDLTNEELDSFFGSVAFSGGHDKSLLALANGNADAIGTSSLMVPMMAESGLVSEDDYRVIAESEPIVGGAPLLYRQDLPEELVTQLRELMVDYHEKNPSFLESMGASRFVEGSDSDFDPIRDVAEALDMSPEELLSK, encoded by the coding sequence ATGTTGAAAAATAGGGGTCGTAAAGGTCGTCAAAGCTTAATCGTATCACTTGTACTTATGCTCGTTATTCTGTCTGGCTGCGGTGCCGAGGCAAGCTCAACCTCTGGTGAAGGTGAGGGCGGCATGCCGGAGGTCATTCGAATTGGGATGATGCCAAGTGAAGAAGGCGAGATGAATCGTTCGCAGGAACAGCTGGCCGCAGATATTACAGAAGCAACCGGCATTCCTGCTGAAATTTTTGTAGCTGAAGATTACAACATGGTTATTGAAGCACTGCGTGCAGGCAAGATTGAAATCGGCATGATCGGTCCATTCGGATACATCATTGCTACAGAACGCGCTAACGCCAAGCTGCTTGTCCGTTCAGAAAGTGATCAACCATCGAATACTGTAATTCTGGTTCAGAAGGATTCTCCTTATCAAACGGTACAGGATCTGAAAGGCAAAGATTTCTTGTTCGCTGATCCAGCATCCACTTCCGGCAATCTATACCCGCGTGCAACGCTTATGAAAGAGCTTGACCTGACGAATGAAGAGCTGGATTCCTTCTTCGGCAGTGTTGCTTTCTCCGGTGGACATGACAAATCCCTGCTTGCGCTGGCTAACGGCAATGCAGATGCGATCGGTACTTCAAGCCTCATGGTACCTATGATGGCAGAATCCGGTCTTGTGAGCGAAGATGATTACCGTGTGATTGCTGAATCCGAGCCGATTGTCGGCGGTGCGCCGCTTTTGTATCGTCAGGATTTGCCTGAAGAACTGGTAACACAGCTGCGTGAGCTTATGGTGGATTACCATGAGAAGAATCCTAGCTTCCTTGAGAGTATGGGGGCATCCCGTTTTGTAGAAGGCAGTGACAGCGACTTTGATCCAATTCGTGATGTTGCAGAGGCACTTGATATGTCTCCAGAAGAACTGTTAAGCAAATAA